CTCACGGTTTCCTTTATCCTCTACCGCCTGTTGGGCCGGGTTCCCGCCATCGCGGCCGGGCACAGCCTGGGAGAGTACTCCGCGTTTACCTGCGCCGGTGCCCTGGATTTTGAAAGCGCTGTTTCCCTGGTCCACAATCGCGGCCGCTATATGCAGGAAGCGGTTCCTTTCGGCGAGGGAGCCATGGCCGCCTTGATCGGAGCGGATATGGATGTGATCAAGGCCGCACTGGATGCGGCGGATGGGATCGTTTCCCTGGCCAACCACAACAGCGCGGCCCAGGTGGTGATTTCGGGAGAGAAAACCGCCGTGGAAGCGGTTGTAACCCAGGTGGCGCCGCCCCGGCACGTGTTCCTGCCCGTGTCCGCACCTTTTCACTCGCCCTTGATGACTCCCGCGGAAGAACGCCTGTCCACGGATCTGGATGCGACTGTCTTCGTGGACCCGGTTTTCCCCGTGATCAACAACGTGGATGTCCGGGTCGTGAAAAACGGCGATGATGCCCGGGACGGATTGCGGCGCCAGGTTTCACGCCCGGTGATGTGGTATGAAACCATGCGTTACCTGCTTGTGGACCTGGGAGTGGAAACCTATGTGGAAGTGGGCGCCGGCCGGGTCCTGTCGGGTCTGTTGAAACGCACGGCCCGCGAACTGGATCGACGGGTGGAAATCTTTACCCTCTCCTGCCCGGATGATCTCAAAGACCTCCAGTCCAGGGGCGTTAAAGGTTGACAACCCCTCGGCCTGGTCTATAATGAACAAAAAAGAAATCCCGCGCAAACCGGTATTTTGATCTCTGATCGCCGGTGGATGGAGGAGGCGAATCAATGGCGAGAATCGAACCCTTTGCAGGTGTGCGTCCCCGGCCCGACCTGGCCGAAAAAGTGGCATCACCGCCCTATGATGTGTTGAACTCCGAAGAGGCCCGGATCATGGCGGAAGGCAATCCCCATTCCTTTCTCCACGTGGTCAAACCGGAGATCGACCTGCCCGGGGGAACGGATCTATACGCCGATGAGGTCTATGACAAGGCTCGTGAAAACCTCCAGCACATGCGTGACCAGGGTGTATTGGTTCAGGATGCGCAGCCCTGCCTGTATCTTTATCGCCAGGTCTGGCGGGGTCATGAACAGGTGGGACTTGTAGCGGGTGCTTCGGCCCGGGATTACCAAGACGACGTCATTCGCAAACACGAACTCACCCGTGAGCAGAAAGAAACGGACCGCATGCGCCACATCAAGGCGCTGAATGCCAACACGGGACCGGTATTCCTGACTTTCAAGCAAAGCCGCAAAGTGGATGCGTTGTTTGCCCGCGGCCTGGAAACCGGTCCGGCGTATGATTTCACCACTTCCGACGGGGTGCGGCATGTGTTCCACGTGGTGCGGGATCCGGAATGGATCCGCCAGGTCCGGGAAGCTTTCAAAGCGATTGACACCCTATACGTGGCGGACGGCCATCATCGCTCCGCAGCGGCGACGCGGGTGAAAATGGAACGCGAAAACGCCAATCCCGGCCACACGGGGGATGAGGAATACAACTTTTTTCTGGCGGTGATTTTCCCCCACAACCAGATGAAGATTTTACCCTATAACCGGGTGGTGCGGGACCTGAACGGGTTGTCCGTACCTGCTTTTCTTGAGCGGGTCGGCAAAGCGTTCCGCGTCAGTGAAAATGGAGAACCTGAACCGCGGGGAGTGCATGGATTTTCCATGTACTTGAATGGCAACTGGTACAACCTTCACGCCCTTGAGGACAGTTATGATTCCCGTGATCCGGTCGCCTTGCTGGACGTGGCCATCCTGCAAACAAATCTCCTGGCTCCAATCCTGGGAATTGAGAACCCCCGTACCGATGAGCGCATTGATTTCGTCGGGGGTATCCGGGGAACGAAAGAACTGGTGAAACTCGTGGACGGCGGAGAGTTCGCCGTGGCTTTTTCACTTTTTGCCACCACCATTGAACAGCTGTTTCAGGTGGCCGACGCGGGATTGACCATGCCTCCCAAATCCACCTGGTTTGAACCCAAACTGCGCAGCGGCATGGTGATTCACCTGTTGGATTGAGGAGAAAGCGAATGGGCGTATTGGACGGTCAGGCTCTGGCGGTAAAAATCCGCGAACAAGTGGGTCGCGAAGTAACGCGCCTGCGTGAGGCAACCAACCGGACTCCCGGACTGACGGTCCT
The window above is part of the Candidatus Aminicenantes bacterium genome. Proteins encoded here:
- the fabD gene encoding [acyl-carrier-protein] S-malonyltransferase, whose translation is MNLKDSAFLFPGQGSQVVGMGRDLFESTEEGRRLFNRADEVLGYPLSRTCFNGPEEELTLTHNTQPALLTVSFILYRLLGRVPAIAAGHSLGEYSAFTCAGALDFESAVSLVHNRGRYMQEAVPFGEGAMAALIGADMDVIKAALDAADGIVSLANHNSAAQVVISGEKTAVEAVVTQVAPPRHVFLPVSAPFHSPLMTPAEERLSTDLDATVFVDPVFPVINNVDVRVVKNGDDARDGLRRQVSRPVMWYETMRYLLVDLGVETYVEVGAGRVLSGLLKRTARELDRRVEIFTLSCPDDLKDLQSRGVKG
- a CDS encoding DUF1015 domain-containing protein, translated to MARIEPFAGVRPRPDLAEKVASPPYDVLNSEEARIMAEGNPHSFLHVVKPEIDLPGGTDLYADEVYDKARENLQHMRDQGVLVQDAQPCLYLYRQVWRGHEQVGLVAGASARDYQDDVIRKHELTREQKETDRMRHIKALNANTGPVFLTFKQSRKVDALFARGLETGPAYDFTTSDGVRHVFHVVRDPEWIRQVREAFKAIDTLYVADGHHRSAAATRVKMERENANPGHTGDEEYNFFLAVIFPHNQMKILPYNRVVRDLNGLSVPAFLERVGKAFRVSENGEPEPRGVHGFSMYLNGNWYNLHALEDSYDSRDPVALLDVAILQTNLLAPILGIENPRTDERIDFVGGIRGTKELVKLVDGGEFAVAFSLFATTIEQLFQVADAGLTMPPKSTWFEPKLRSGMVIHLLD